In the Pseudomonas sp. ADAK2 genome, one interval contains:
- a CDS encoding PTS fructose-like transporter subunit IIB codes for MKLAIVTACPNGMVTSVLCARLLDAAAQRQGWSTCVEVNDAAHPERQLSSATIESAEWVLLVTSAPVDMSRFVGKRVFRSTPAQALQDVEAVLRRGAEEAEIYVAAEALAEPVVAAKSAPCLVAITACPTGVAHTFMAAEALQQAAKRLGYDLQVETQGSVGARNPLSAAAIADADVVLLACDIEVATERFAGKKIYRCGTGIALKQAEATLNKALAEGKQESAATGAKGPAKQEKTGVYKHLLTGVSFMLPMVVAGGLMIALSFVFGITAFKEPGTLAAALMQIGGETAFKLMVPLLAGYIAYSIADRPGLAPGMIGGLLASTLGAGFIGGILAGFIAGYAAQAINRYARLPQSLEALKPILIIPLLASLFTGLVMIYVVGKPVAGMLEALTHFLDSMGTTNAILLGVLLGGMMCVDLGGPINKAAYAFSVGLLASQSYAPMAATMAAGMVPPIGLGIATFIARRKFAQTEREAGKAALVLGLCFISEGAIPFAAKDPLRVIPASIAGGALTGALSMYFGCKLMAPHGGLFVLMIPNAINHALLYLLAIVAGSLLTAVAYALLKRPEGVELAVEPVNA; via the coding sequence ATGAAGTTAGCCATTGTTACGGCCTGCCCGAACGGCATGGTCACCAGTGTGCTGTGCGCGCGGTTGCTCGATGCCGCGGCCCAGCGCCAGGGTTGGAGTACTTGCGTCGAAGTGAACGACGCGGCACATCCGGAACGTCAGTTGTCGTCGGCGACCATTGAGTCCGCCGAGTGGGTGTTGCTGGTGACCAGCGCGCCGGTGGACATGTCGCGATTCGTCGGCAAACGCGTATTCCGCAGCACCCCGGCCCAGGCCCTGCAAGATGTTGAAGCGGTGCTGCGGCGCGGTGCTGAAGAGGCTGAAATTTACGTCGCCGCCGAAGCGCTCGCAGAACCTGTCGTGGCCGCAAAAAGCGCCCCGTGTCTGGTCGCAATCACCGCGTGTCCGACCGGCGTCGCTCACACTTTCATGGCTGCCGAAGCGTTGCAGCAAGCGGCCAAGCGTCTGGGCTACGACCTGCAAGTGGAAACCCAGGGCTCGGTCGGCGCGCGTAATCCCCTGAGCGCAGCGGCAATTGCCGATGCCGACGTGGTGCTGCTGGCCTGCGATATCGAAGTCGCCACCGAGCGTTTCGCCGGCAAGAAAATTTACCGTTGCGGCACCGGCATCGCCTTGAAACAGGCCGAAGCCACGCTTAACAAAGCCTTGGCCGAAGGCAAGCAGGAAAGCGCTGCTACCGGTGCCAAAGGCCCGGCCAAGCAGGAGAAGACTGGCGTCTACAAACACCTGCTGACCGGTGTGTCGTTCATGCTGCCGATGGTGGTGGCGGGCGGTTTGATGATCGCATTGTCGTTCGTGTTCGGCATCACTGCGTTCAAGGAGCCGGGCACGCTGGCGGCCGCGCTGATGCAGATCGGCGGCGAGACCGCTTTCAAATTGATGGTGCCGTTGCTGGCGGGGTACATCGCCTACTCGATCGCCGATCGTCCGGGCCTGGCGCCAGGGATGATCGGTGGTTTGCTGGCGAGCACGTTGGGCGCCGGTTTTATCGGCGGGATCCTGGCCGGTTTTATCGCCGGTTACGCGGCCCAGGCGATCAATCGTTATGCGCGGTTGCCTCAAAGTCTTGAGGCACTGAAACCGATCCTGATCATCCCGTTGCTGGCGAGTCTGTTCACCGGACTGGTGATGATTTATGTGGTTGGCAAACCGGTGGCGGGGATGCTCGAAGCGCTCACGCACTTCCTCGACAGCATGGGCACCACCAACGCGATTCTGCTGGGTGTGTTGCTCGGCGGGATGATGTGCGTCGATCTTGGCGGGCCGATCAACAAGGCCGCTTATGCCTTCTCGGTGGGACTGCTGGCGTCGCAGAGTTATGCCCCGATGGCCGCGACCATGGCCGCCGGCATGGTGCCGCCGATTGGCCTCGGCATCGCGACGTTTATTGCCCGGCGCAAGTTTGCCCAGACCGAACGCGAGGCCGGTAAAGCGGCGTTGGTGTTGGGGTTGTGCTTTATCTCCGAAGGGGCGATTCCGTTTGCGGCGAAAGATCCGTTGCGGGTGATTCCGGCGAGCATTGCCGGTGGTGCGCTGACGGGGGCGTTGTCGATGTATTTCGGCTGCAAACTGATGGCGCCGCACGGTGGCTTGTTCGTGCTGATGATCCCGAATGCGATCAACCATGCGCTGCTGTATCTGCTCGCCATCGTGGCCGGGAGTTTGCTGACGGCGGTGGCGTATGCGCTGCTCAAGCGCCCGGAAGGGGTGGAGTTGGCGGTAGAACCCGTCAACGCCTGA